A stretch of DNA from Nonlabens ponticola:
AAAGAATGAGCATCGCTCAGTTATGGCTATTGCAAATCATAAAGAAGCTTTACAACAGGTGGTTCATCTTTTATTGGATCCTGAAAAAGGCGTGGTAGGTAATGTGGACGACATCACAGCGGTAGGTCATCGTGTCGTTCATGGCGGCAATGAGTTTACTGACACAACATTAATTGATGAAAACGTAAAACATAAAATCGGCGAATTTGCCTCACTGGCACCGCTTCATAATCCACATAATCTGGAAGGTATTGAGGTGGCGACATCGCTCTTTCCCAACGCAAGACAAGTAGCGGTTTTTGACACGGCATTTCATCAAACGATTCCTGTAAAAGCAAGCAAGTACGCATTGCCAAGTGAGTTGTTTGATGAACATCATATTCAGCTATATGGTTTTCATGGTACGAGCCATAAATATGTATCTCAACAAGCCATTGATTACCTCAAGTTGAAAAAATCAAAAATTATCTCGATTCATTTAGGTAATGGTTGCAGCATGACGGCCATTGAGAATGGAAAGAGTATTGATCATAGTCTAGGTTTTGCGCCATCTAATGGTTTGATTATGGGCTCACGTAGTGGCGATATTGATCATGCTATTATCTTTCATCTGGTCAACAAACTAGGGTATCAGTTGGAAGATGTGGAGCGAATGATCAGCAAAGAAAGTGGTATGCTAGGATTAACAGGTTTCAGTGATTTGCGTGAGATCCAGCAGGCCGCGAGCGATGGCGATAAAAATTGCCAACTAGCCTTAGAAATGAATGCCTACCGCATCAAGAAATACATAGGATCTTACACTGCTGCCATGAATGGGGTTGATGTAATCATTTTCACTGCAGGAATCGGTGAGAATTCAAGCTTGCTGCGAGCGATGGTTTGTGCAGATATGAATTATTTGGGAATCTCAATGGATGCAAAAGCCAATAAGCAGCGATCTGATGAGCTTTTTGAGATTCAAAGTGGTATTTCTCAAGTCAAGATTCTCGTTATTCCAACCAATGAGGAATTGGAAATTGCAAATCAAGTAAAGACTTTATTAGAGCAATAATATTCTTTGAATCTAAAATTTATTTTTTTGACGCCTACAAGTGTGCATCGATTGAAACTACTTAAGAAATTGTGACCAAATATTTATATTGCTTGAAATAACAAAACTTCAACTTTTGAAACTCAAATACAGTCGAGTAGCCTTTTTCACATTTGTCTACCTCATCACCTTTCTTTGGTCAAACGCTCAATCCTTTAGCGGCACCATTTTTTCTGAAAGGAACATTATTGCAAAGAATGATCAGGTAAATATCGATTCGATTCAAAATTCAAGGCTGGGCAGTTATTCACAATATAAGATCACAGATGGCTATTATAAATCAACTTATCTTGATCAGGATACAATCCCTACATATTCTTATACCTTTTTCAAAGAGGATTTCAAAATGTATGACGATCAATCCAACCGCGATTTCATCACTTATAGAGATGCGAGAGAATCAATATCATCACCCAAGCTCAAAATCTACAGAGATAGCGTCAAACAAATACTAGGATATAATTGCTATAAAATTGTGAAGTACTATGATAAGTTCACAGTGACCAGTTATGTAGCACCTTCCTTGAGTGTGTCCTTTAAATCATTTAAAGGACATAAGCTATCTGGCTGGTACACTACCTTAAAGAAGACTCAAGGCGCGATGGTTCTACAAAGCACAACAGAATATGAAGATTACATAGAGACAAGTACTGCAACTCAAGTGATTGAACAGCAATTATCTAAAAGAGATTTTACTCTACCTGACGATAAGCCTATCGCCCACAAATTTGAGCAGGTAAGTGAAAGTCCGGAACTATTACCAATTACAGAAGCGCAAAAATGGTTGTATCTCAAATTATTAGAGAAGAGCAAAGCGCAATTGAAATCAGGTGAATCTTACAAATCCGTGGTAAGCATCATGATTGATAACAGTGGTGATGTAGTGGACATGAATAAAATTGAGCTGGGCAAACCAGCACTGGACGACCTAGCTGTCGAGATCATGAAAAAATGTAAGTTTAAATTTAAACCTGCAGTGAAAGATGGTGCACCAGTCAATTACTTCTCTTATTTTCCAATAACGTTTAGTTCTAGTAATTTTTCGAATAATTAGTTTGCCGCAATATTTAATGAGCTAAAAGTTGACAGGCCTAATGCTAGATCTTAAAAAGACGCTATTAAGGTTTCTTTACACGTTAAAGCATGTTAATCAAAAGATAGATACGGCATATACATCCTATCTTGAAAATAAAAATCATGAAAGCACAAGAAGGAAAATCAGAAAAAGAAGTACGCAAGGCATCTATTGAAAAGAAAATGGCTCACGATGCTGAAGCCAAAGAAGAACTCAAAAAAGGTTCTGGTGGTTATGGCTCTCGTGATTACAAAAATAATGCTGAGGAAGAATAGTTACCTTATCTGCAAAACATCAAATCCCAACGTATGACGTTGGGATTTTTGTTTATCCAGCATTTTCAAAGGCTTGTAACGCTTGCTGATAATGATTCTCTAATTGTTCAAGTGTTATATAACCTCTCGCGATAGGCGCAGCACTATTTTCTTGTAAAAGAAATACGGTAGGAAATCCAGTGACTTGTAATTGAGAGCTGATAGCAAAGTCTTGTTTCGCCTTTTCTAGGTACTTATCGTCAGTCATTTTTTGTTCAAACTCCTTGGCATCAATGCCAACGACTTCTGCTAACTCTACATAGGTCTGCGTTTCTAACGGCTTTTTGCCATGATAGTAAATGGCCTTTTGTATATCTGACGCAAAGGACAGTTGCTGTTCCGGTTTGTATTCTCTAAAAATTGTCATCGCAATGGCTGCTGGTAAACTGGTGAAAATTGCACTGCCATCAGCTAGCGTACCATCTAGAAAATCTTTACCAAATTTTACTCCAGATCGTTGCTCTACATCCTTGTATGCAGTAGAGATGTAAGCCGCGACCTCACCTATGGGTCCTACTCGATCGCCCGTGATCATGCCACCAGAAATGACCTCGCATTCAAGACCTTTATCTTTCACAAACTGCTCAATTACAGGTGAGAAACCGTAGCACCAACCGCATAGGGCGTCATATATGTATAGTAATTTCATGTGTTTGTGTGTTATATTTTTAGCTCAGTTTTTCCTAGTTGGCTTTGAAATTAAACCATCTATAGATAAGATTAAAGGCATTAGATATAACAAATAAGTATTACCTGCTTGTACCTGTGCTCTGGTATTTTATTTCTTTAATTAGAATGAGTTTCAGTCTGCTATGAGGAAAGGTTTTAGTTATACCGCACTTTGGTCCTGTAAGATCCTTTGCCTTCTGATAGGCACTTATATTCTCAAGCTTGATTTGATAAGCACTTTACATATAAAAAAATACTTATGCCTTGTTTCCTTTGCTTGCTCACTATCTCGCTTTCGCGAAAGCGTAATTATTAAAACATCGCTCAACATGAGCAACTGACTACTATTCTTGAGCCTTAATGCAAAGATCAACTCGTAATGCTTACCCTACTTAAAAGATTCATTAAAGGCTACTTATCCCAATACTTATGGAAGAATTCCTCTTGATAGGTTTTGGAGAGTTTGAGTCGATGATCCTTGATTTGAATCATGCCTTTCTCAATCTTCTCAATGCCATCAGGATTGACGGCAATACTGCGATTGATGCGTGCCAGTCTATTTTCAGGAAACATTTCTATCAAGGCCTGTAGCGATGATCGTACAACGACGGTCTCATCAATTAAGTGCAACTCTACATAGACATGATCTGCCTGGACATAGCACAAATGAGCTAAATCTATTTGATACACACTCGAACCTATCGTGAATGAGAAAAGCGTTGACTCATCGCTCTCGTTGGCAAAATAGATATCAATATTTGCCGTGAGTGTTGCCTGGTCTATCGGTTTTGCTAAATAGCCAATGGGTTTAACCTGCTTTAATTTACTCAATGTCGCAGGATCTGTGTAACTGGTAAGAAAAATAAATGGGATATGATAATTCTTCTTAATCGTTGCGGCGAGGTCAATGCCGTTTTTCTCATCAGATAAATTGACGTCCAACAACACTAGGTCTACTTTATTTTCTTCTAATGTCTCTAGGGCTTCCTCATAATCAATAGCGATCATGACATCAGTATAACCATGCTTGCGCAGCATTTTCTCTATACCATTGGCAATCATCACCTCATCCTCTACTATCAAAATACTCTTCATCACCTAAAACTTTTTTTCTTGAGACGTATCACAAAAGAGGATTGTTCTCGCTGCACTTTTCCCTTCAATTGTCTAGCCATACTGCGCACTATAAATAGTCCTAGATGATCTTCTGACTGTTTCTCCAAAAACTCGACACCATTATCGCGGTAAGTCAATACCACGTACTCCTCAAAATCTGTGACGGTGACATGGATCTTGAGTTTATTGTCAATGGGCTGGGCGTGTTTTAAAGAATTGGTTATAAGCTCATTCATAATGATGCCTAAAGGTAAGGCAGTTTGAGCATTGACTTCAAAATCCTCAAAATCCGTACTGGACTGTACTTTCTTATTGCTCATTTGCAATAAGGCATCTATCATGTCGTCTAGATAGGATTTTATTTTAACGGTATCACCAGAGGCAACATCAGTACGATGAATCAACCGCTCGTGAACGATGGACATGGCTTGTATCCTATTGTTCAATCCTGTTAAGTTGCGTGTTGTCTCTTGTTGGGTTGCCTCATCGATCTGGAAACCAATCAGGCTCTGAATGAAGGCAAGATTATTTTTAACGCGGTGATTGACTTCTTTAAGCAAAAAATCCTTGCGCTTAATTGTTTTAGAGAGGTCGAGATTGATAGCAGATATACTATCATTTTGTTCCTTTATTTTATTGTTCTTGCGATAAATCCAGAAAAGAAACAATCCTGTAAGCAATAAGAATATAATTAAGAAACCCAACAGCAGCAACAAACGATTAAAAGATCGATCTCTATCGTCTAATTGTTCCTGTAGTTTTTGATTCCGTAACACGGTTTCTTCTACCGCAAATTGATATTCTAATTCTTTAGTTCTAATGTCACGCGCGCGCTGTTTGTACTCGTCATCGCTTAACTTATAGAGCTTATAACTCTCTAAAGCCTGTTGCTGCATTCCTAATTGTTCCTCGATCTCACTCTGCTGTTTATAAACAGATGACATCACATAACTTTGACCAAAAGTGTATTCCTTATTAATGGAATCATTGTATGTGCGAGCCATCTCAACCTGATCATCCATCATGTATGAAGATGCCAATAGATAGTACATATTTCTTATTCCTTGCTCGTCTCCATGTCGTTTATATTCTTGTAAGCTTTTTGTAAAATATTCACGCATCTTCTGTACGGAATCTGATGGTGTTATAAGTCCTAATACCAATAAGGAGGTTGCGGTAACATTCTTGTAGTCAAACTGCTTTCCATAATTAAACGCTCCCATGGCCAGACGACGTGCCTCATTATGTCGGTCATTGACTCGATACCAGGATGCTGATCGGTATAGAAACTCACCATAATCTTCATTTCTATCCAACTCGCCGTTTTCATAGATACGTTCAACACGATTGAGATCTTTTTTACTTAGAACCATCTCCTCTTGAATCTCATACACTAGTGCTCGTTGAAGCAACACCTTAACCTGTTGTTCAGGCTCGATGGTCGATTTTTCTAATAGCTCAATCGAGAGTAAAATGGCCTCATCATAAAGCGCGACATCGACCAGCAATTTTAGCTTTAGGATTTTGAGATCTGTTTTGGCTAGCTGGAATGATTTATCCTGCAATAATGCATTGATACTATCAATGGCTATACTTCTATCAATGGTTAGAGACAAACTATCTATTACCTTGACTTGAGAAATCAGTGGATCTTCTGGTAATATGGCTGTTTTATCTTGACCTATTGCTTTAAAGCAAGACCACAATAGCAAAAAACTCAAAATCGTAGGAAAGACTTTCATCAATTCCAAATATAAGCCCAACTAGCATAAGTAATTAGTATGATTTAAAATGGGAAAAGATCACTCACGTTGTAAGAAATCAAGTAATTAAATACTTCAACAACGTTTGAATACGCTTTTAAGAACAAAAAACCATAGGTTAAGAACATATAAGTTATAGCACTCCTTATTTGCTTTACATTTATACCTCAATAAAGATTTAACTGAAAAGAGTTGAAGATTTTTGAAAATTCATTGCAGAGATGACATTTTCATTTTTAGGGTAGTAATAGTACGTAAGGGACCTTTAACGAGGTGTATTATTACAACATTTTTAGGGGTCTAGCATGCTAGACCCTTTTTTATGCCATAAAAAAAAGACCGCTCGATGGCGGTCTTTTTATTTATAATATAAATATCCTATTGAAGATCCTCTAGTTTCTTAACGGTGCTCAAACTGTTTTCAACTTGTTTCCATTGATTTTCAAGAATTGGAACAACTTCTGCCAGCAAGGTTTCTGATTTAAGGATTTCCTTGTATTCATCTACGCTAGCTTTTTCACCTCTAATACATTCCTCAAGGATGCTTTCCTCATTATCGCTTGAAAATGCTGCCTTGATATCCATCCATGATCTATGCAAATCGCCTGCAGTTGATCCTGTAGTTGATGGCTCTTCATTGAGTTGATGTAATTGTTGATGAAGCTCGGTAGCAAAATGGCTACGTTGTGCAGCGCGTTGTTTGAAATATTCTTTCAATCGATCATTATCTACTTTCTCAATGGCATGTTTGAAGCCTTTCTCGGCATCATAGCTTTTTTCTAGAAGCTCATTCAATTTTGATACGGTCGTATCGTGAATCAATTCATGTGCTTCTTCTCTTGTCGTTTTCATGTTTTTCTTTTCAAGATACTAGTAGATGAGCTGTTGAATTACCAATACTATTGTAATTCACAGCGGTTTAACATCGACTACTTTTAAAACGAATTAATTGGATTAATTCCTAATTGAATGTAGGAATATTTCCCAATAGCGTTTAAATTTGCACATGCCCTTATCAGAAAATCAGATATACTCTATTGTTGATGTAGAAACCACCGGCAAAGGTTTAGGCGGCAATCGCATTACAGAGATTTGCATCGTGCGCATGCAAGGAAATCGAGAGGTAGATAAATTTATCAGCCTAGTAAATCCAGACCAGCCTATTCCTAGCTATATCACACATTTAACTGGCATAGACGACCATACCGTCGCTGACGCACCTTTTTTTGAAGACATCGCAAGCCAAATACTAAATTTTCTATCAGATGCCATATTTGTCGCGCACAACGTGGGATTTGACTACAATGTAATTCGCAATGAATTCAAACGGTTGAATATAGAATGGAGCAGTAAAAGATTGTGTACTGTTCGGCTTTCGCGAAAGCTAATACCCAACCTTCCATCCTACAGTCTAGGAAGATTGTGCTCCTCATTGTCAATACCGCTAGATAATCGTCACCGCGCTGAAGGTGATACAGATGCCACAGTAATCCTGTTCCAACGACTGTTATCTCTTGATGAAGACGAGGACGTCATGGAATCATTTCTCAACGCACGCAGC
This window harbors:
- a CDS encoding energy transducer TonB, with protein sequence MKLKYSRVAFFTFVYLITFLWSNAQSFSGTIFSERNIIAKNDQVNIDSIQNSRLGSYSQYKITDGYYKSTYLDQDTIPTYSYTFFKEDFKMYDDQSNRDFITYRDARESISSPKLKIYRDSVKQILGYNCYKIVKYYDKFTVTSYVAPSLSVSFKSFKGHKLSGWYTTLKKTQGAMVLQSTTEYEDYIETSTATQVIEQQLSKRDFTLPDDKPIAHKFEQVSESPELLPITEAQKWLYLKLLEKSKAQLKSGESYKSVVSIMIDNSGDVVDMNKIELGKPALDDLAVEIMKKCKFKFKPAVKDGAPVNYFSYFPITFSSSNFSNN
- a CDS encoding ferritin-like domain-containing protein, which gives rise to MKTTREEAHELIHDTTVSKLNELLEKSYDAEKGFKHAIEKVDNDRLKEYFKQRAAQRSHFATELHQQLHQLNEEPSTTGSTAGDLHRSWMDIKAAFSSDNEESILEECIRGEKASVDEYKEILKSETLLAEVVPILENQWKQVENSLSTVKKLEDLQ
- a CDS encoding response regulator, coding for MKSILIVEDEVMIANGIEKMLRKHGYTDVMIAIDYEEALETLEENKVDLVLLDVNLSDEKNGIDLAATIKKNYHIPFIFLTSYTDPATLSKLKQVKPIGYLAKPIDQATLTANIDIYFANESDESTLFSFTIGSSVYQIDLAHLCYVQADHVYVELHLIDETVVVRSSLQALIEMFPENRLARINRSIAVNPDGIEKIEKGMIQIKDHRLKLSKTYQEEFFHKYWDK
- a CDS encoding acetate/propionate family kinase: MKILVLNAGSSSIKFQLLDMTDTTVIASGIVERIGQTDAITSFEIGKNEHRSVMAIANHKEALQQVVHLLLDPEKGVVGNVDDITAVGHRVVHGGNEFTDTTLIDENVKHKIGEFASLAPLHNPHNLEGIEVATSLFPNARQVAVFDTAFHQTIPVKASKYALPSELFDEHHIQLYGFHGTSHKYVSQQAIDYLKLKKSKIISIHLGNGCSMTAIENGKSIDHSLGFAPSNGLIMGSRSGDIDHAIIFHLVNKLGYQLEDVERMISKESGMLGLTGFSDLREIQQAASDGDKNCQLALEMNAYRIKKYIGSYTAAMNGVDVIIFTAGIGENSSLLRAMVCADMNYLGISMDAKANKQRSDELFEIQSGISQVKILVIPTNEELEIANQVKTLLEQ
- a CDS encoding sensor histidine kinase, with protein sequence MKVFPTILSFLLLWSCFKAIGQDKTAILPEDPLISQVKVIDSLSLTIDRSIAIDSINALLQDKSFQLAKTDLKILKLKLLVDVALYDEAILLSIELLEKSTIEPEQQVKVLLQRALVYEIQEEMVLSKKDLNRVERIYENGELDRNEDYGEFLYRSASWYRVNDRHNEARRLAMGAFNYGKQFDYKNVTATSLLVLGLITPSDSVQKMREYFTKSLQEYKRHGDEQGIRNMYYLLASSYMMDDQVEMARTYNDSINKEYTFGQSYVMSSVYKQQSEIEEQLGMQQQALESYKLYKLSDDEYKQRARDIRTKELEYQFAVEETVLRNQKLQEQLDDRDRSFNRLLLLLGFLIIFLLLTGLFLFWIYRKNNKIKEQNDSISAINLDLSKTIKRKDFLLKEVNHRVKNNLAFIQSLIGFQIDEATQQETTRNLTGLNNRIQAMSIVHERLIHRTDVASGDTVKIKSYLDDMIDALLQMSNKKVQSSTDFEDFEVNAQTALPLGIIMNELITNSLKHAQPIDNKLKIHVTVTDFEEYVVLTYRDNGVEFLEKQSEDHLGLFIVRSMARQLKGKVQREQSSFVIRLKKKSFR
- a CDS encoding DsbA family protein, which gives rise to MKLLYIYDALCGWCYGFSPVIEQFVKDKGLECEVISGGMITGDRVGPIGEVAAYISTAYKDVEQRSGVKFGKDFLDGTLADGSAIFTSLPAAIAMTIFREYKPEQQLSFASDIQKAIYYHGKKPLETQTYVELAEVVGIDAKEFEQKMTDDKYLEKAKQDFAISSQLQVTGFPTVFLLQENSAAPIARGYITLEQLENHYQQALQAFENAG